In Sinorhizobium fredii, one DNA window encodes the following:
- a CDS encoding shikimate dehydrogenase family protein, with protein MQITGKTKIFYMIAHPIDHVRSPEVFNPWFAANGVDAIMIPVHYRPDDFEAVWDSLRRTANLGGFMVSVPHKEKAYQLCDKHDETAELVTAVNAVKRDEQGRLTGANFDGPGFMAGVLSGPHEVVGKSVLLVGAGGAGASIGFQLAKSGAERITISDLDTARATDLSERILARFPKANVKLGGINPRGHDIVVNATPCGLHPETDPIPVDLDNISSEMIIADIIMKPRVTPLLAAAKEIGCDVRYGGGMLDMQRDLTLDFFGLKV; from the coding sequence TTGCAAATCACAGGCAAGACCAAGATCTTCTACATGATCGCACATCCGATCGACCACGTCCGTTCGCCGGAGGTATTCAACCCCTGGTTCGCGGCAAACGGCGTCGACGCGATCATGATCCCGGTTCACTATCGTCCAGACGATTTCGAGGCAGTGTGGGACAGCCTTCGTCGCACCGCGAACCTTGGCGGCTTCATGGTGAGCGTGCCCCACAAGGAAAAAGCCTACCAGCTCTGCGATAAGCATGACGAGACTGCGGAGCTCGTCACCGCGGTCAACGCAGTCAAGCGCGATGAGCAGGGGCGTCTGACAGGAGCGAACTTCGACGGACCCGGCTTCATGGCGGGCGTCCTCTCGGGCCCTCACGAGGTGGTGGGCAAGTCGGTCCTTCTGGTCGGAGCAGGCGGAGCAGGGGCCTCGATCGGCTTTCAGCTTGCGAAGTCGGGCGCTGAGCGGATAACGATCAGCGACCTCGACACCGCCCGCGCTACAGATCTTTCGGAGAGGATTCTCGCGCGCTTTCCGAAAGCGAATGTGAAGCTGGGAGGAATCAATCCGCGGGGGCACGACATTGTCGTCAACGCGACGCCTTGCGGCCTGCATCCGGAAACAGATCCGATCCCGGTCGACCTCGACAACATCTCCTCCGAAATGATCATCGCGGACATCATCATGAAACCTCGCGTCACTCCGCTGCTCGCCGCAGCAAAGGAAATCGGATGCGATGTCCGTTACGGCGGCGGAATGCTCGACATGCAAAGGGATCTGACGCTGGATTTCTTTGGTCTGAAGGTATGA
- a CDS encoding hydantoinase/oxoprolinase family protein, whose translation MRTARIGTDIGGTFTDLVLLDNLGQTFFAKVSSTPSDPGEAVLTGVKQLLEIADLDVVAVTHVLHGTTVGSNTLLQQQGAKCGLLTTRGFRDILEIGRLRTPVIFDLQWDKPDPLVARRYRVGVGERMSAQGEVLSPVDRDEILKAGEFFKSECVESVAICFLNSYRNSENELAAEAIFREAFPDIWVTTSVSVLPEIREYERTSTTAVNAYVLPSLRKYLQRLESGLRGIGINAPLLVSNSNGGLATAPMAQEKPVFFITSGRAAGVVGAGRLGSSVGMSDLIAFDMGGTTASASLVQNGKLTRSNEYEFRAGISTPSRFIKAGGYLMRVPNVDVAEVGSGAGSIAAIDQGGLLHVGPTSAGADPGPACYGIGGTKPTVTDANVVLGYLPSVLAGGQMKLDVEAARRAIASQLADPLGLDVEAAAVGVREVANANMARAIRAVTVERGVDPRDFTLLAFGGSGPVHACDLARMLGIKNVLFPRAPGVFTAMGMLAGNVERHFIRALPGFLHALDTGAANSAIDDLAEQAYEALKKEGYDRENISLSFELDLRFRGQDSEVPIQIPAKLSDADQPKIRQDFLDAYIALYGYASTDQVETVNIRLSATVVGDILDFKRLTSSQFEVKKGTTEHRKVYFSREIGWVETPIIDRASFRGEVEGPAILQSPDSTIVVPPGAKASLDAAQNITVSL comes from the coding sequence ATGCGTACTGCCCGAATTGGGACGGACATTGGCGGAACGTTCACCGACCTCGTCCTGCTGGATAACCTGGGTCAGACTTTTTTCGCCAAAGTCTCGTCCACGCCTTCCGATCCCGGCGAAGCCGTGCTGACGGGAGTGAAGCAACTGCTTGAGATTGCCGATCTGGATGTCGTTGCCGTCACGCACGTTCTTCACGGCACAACCGTAGGTTCAAATACACTTCTTCAGCAGCAGGGCGCTAAATGCGGCCTCCTGACCACGCGCGGCTTCCGCGACATCCTCGAGATCGGTCGTCTTCGCACGCCAGTGATTTTCGATCTCCAGTGGGACAAGCCCGATCCGCTGGTGGCGCGCCGCTATCGCGTGGGCGTCGGCGAGCGAATGAGCGCCCAGGGTGAAGTGCTCTCTCCCGTCGATCGCGACGAGATCCTGAAGGCCGGGGAATTCTTCAAATCCGAATGTGTGGAATCGGTCGCCATCTGCTTCCTGAATTCCTATCGCAACTCCGAGAACGAGCTGGCAGCCGAGGCGATATTCCGCGAAGCCTTCCCGGACATCTGGGTTACCACGTCGGTTTCGGTTCTTCCGGAAATCCGCGAATACGAGCGCACCTCCACCACGGCGGTCAACGCCTATGTACTTCCCTCGCTGCGGAAGTATCTCCAACGCCTCGAGTCAGGCCTTCGGGGTATCGGGATCAACGCTCCGCTCCTGGTAAGCAACTCGAACGGCGGCCTTGCGACTGCTCCGATGGCGCAGGAGAAACCCGTTTTCTTCATCACGTCCGGACGCGCTGCGGGCGTTGTCGGCGCTGGGCGGCTGGGCAGTTCGGTCGGGATGTCCGACCTTATCGCATTCGACATGGGTGGTACGACTGCGTCGGCGTCGCTGGTTCAGAACGGCAAGCTCACGCGATCGAACGAGTATGAATTCCGCGCAGGGATTTCGACGCCTAGCCGCTTCATCAAGGCAGGCGGCTACCTGATGCGCGTCCCGAACGTCGACGTCGCAGAGGTTGGCAGCGGCGCGGGTTCCATCGCCGCAATCGATCAGGGCGGCCTGCTTCACGTTGGTCCGACCTCCGCTGGCGCAGATCCGGGTCCGGCTTGCTACGGCATCGGCGGAACGAAGCCGACGGTCACCGACGCTAACGTAGTCCTTGGATATCTTCCTTCGGTTCTGGCCGGCGGCCAGATGAAGCTGGATGTCGAGGCCGCCCGTCGCGCCATCGCAAGCCAGTTGGCAGATCCGCTCGGACTTGACGTCGAAGCTGCGGCAGTTGGCGTTCGCGAAGTCGCCAACGCGAACATGGCTCGGGCCATCCGTGCGGTGACTGTCGAACGTGGCGTCGACCCGCGTGACTTCACGTTGCTCGCCTTCGGCGGCTCCGGGCCCGTTCACGCATGCGACCTGGCGCGCATGCTCGGCATCAAGAATGTTCTCTTCCCTCGTGCACCGGGCGTATTCACCGCGATGGGGATGCTTGCCGGCAACGTCGAGCGCCATTTCATCAGAGCTCTTCCGGGCTTTCTGCATGCACTCGACACCGGTGCAGCGAATTCGGCGATCGACGACCTGGCTGAACAGGCCTACGAAGCGCTAAAGAAGGAAGGATATGACCGGGAGAATATATCCCTGTCGTTCGAGCTCGACCTGCGGTTCCGTGGGCAGGATTCGGAAGTGCCTATCCAGATCCCGGCCAAGCTGAGCGATGCCGACCAGCCGAAGATCCGGCAGGATTTCCTCGACGCTTACATCGCCCTCTACGGCTACGCGTCGACCGACCAGGTAGAGACGGTCAACATTCGGCTTTCGGCGACCGTCGTTGGCGACATCCTCGATTTCAAGCGCCTCACGTCGAGCCAGTTCGAGGTGAAGAAAGGAACTACCGAGCACCGGAAGGTCTACTTCAGCCGTGAAATTGGCTGGGTGGAGACGCCGATCATCGACCGTGCCTCGTTCCGTGGCGAAGTCGAAGGCCCCGCCATCCTGCAGAGCCCGGACTCGACGATCGTCGTACCGCCCGGCGCCAAAGCGTCGCTCGACGCCGCCCAGAACATCACTGTTTCGCTCTGA
- a CDS encoding aldolase, with protein MAHELKTDAAAPAVLKNASLDTPEIIEARRDLAACFRMAAKLDLQEGICNHFSAVVPGHSDLFLVNPYGWAFAEIRASQLLICDFNGNVVSGDGKPEATAFYIHAQIHKVMPRATAAFHTHMPNATALSMIEGDPFVWAGQTSLKFYGRTAVDESYNGLALGYEEGLRIAEAIGDADIVFMRNHGVMVLGPTIAEAFDDLYYLERAAEVQLKAMGSGRSLVRIPHEIAQKAYLEMREGDPESARLHLASVRRQLQASEPEYAD; from the coding sequence ATGGCACACGAGTTGAAGACCGACGCCGCCGCTCCGGCGGTATTGAAGAATGCATCCCTTGACACGCCGGAAATCATCGAAGCACGCCGGGATCTCGCCGCATGCTTTCGCATGGCCGCCAAACTCGATCTGCAGGAAGGCATCTGCAATCACTTTTCAGCGGTTGTTCCGGGCCACTCCGACCTGTTTCTGGTCAATCCATACGGATGGGCGTTCGCGGAAATCCGTGCATCCCAGCTTCTCATCTGCGACTTCAACGGCAACGTCGTCTCTGGAGACGGCAAGCCAGAAGCCACTGCCTTCTACATTCACGCGCAAATCCACAAGGTCATGCCGCGTGCGACTGCAGCGTTCCACACTCACATGCCGAATGCGACTGCGCTCTCGATGATCGAGGGCGACCCCTTCGTCTGGGCGGGCCAGACCTCGCTGAAGTTCTACGGGCGCACCGCAGTCGATGAGAGCTACAACGGCCTCGCACTGGGCTACGAGGAGGGGCTCCGCATTGCCGAAGCGATCGGAGACGCGGATATCGTCTTCATGCGCAATCATGGCGTGATGGTCCTCGGCCCGACGATCGCTGAAGCGTTTGACGATCTCTACTATCTGGAGCGCGCCGCCGAGGTACAGCTCAAGGCGATGGGAAGTGGCCGCAGCCTTGTGCGAATCCCTCACGAGATTGCGCAGAAAGCGTATCTGGAAATGCGTGAGGGCGATCCGGAAAGCGCCCGACTCCATCTGGCCAGCGTCCGCCGGCAGCTTCAGGCATCCGAACCCGAATACGCAGACTGA
- a CDS encoding SDR family NAD(P)-dependent oxidoreductase, with translation MKHAVVTGGASGIGEATARLLSKNGARVTLVDVNDERGARVADEMNAAGGEAVFHHLDVGDENGLLELAASLFAEGPVDVLVNSAGILQNAVRLNDMDLAEYDRIMDVNLKGAVLACRAFGSRMCAAGAGSIINLCSLTSLTPSPQLAYGMSKAALKILTESLAAEFGPSNVRVNAVAPGYTLTPAMQQRIDEGARNPAKMVEAAALRRLVSMDEVAEAINFLSSDKASAITGVVVPVDCGFLVGSAYQAYAAQP, from the coding sequence ATGAAGCATGCTGTCGTGACAGGCGGCGCCAGTGGCATTGGCGAGGCCACAGCCCGTCTGCTCTCGAAAAACGGCGCCCGCGTCACGTTGGTCGACGTGAACGACGAGCGCGGAGCAAGGGTTGCTGATGAGATGAACGCCGCCGGAGGGGAGGCTGTGTTTCATCATCTCGATGTAGGCGACGAGAACGGCCTGCTGGAGCTGGCGGCATCGCTCTTCGCCGAGGGGCCCGTCGATGTGCTGGTCAATTCTGCCGGGATACTGCAGAACGCCGTTCGGCTCAATGACATGGACCTGGCCGAATACGACCGAATAATGGACGTCAACCTGAAGGGAGCTGTCCTTGCGTGCCGTGCGTTCGGAAGCCGAATGTGCGCTGCAGGAGCCGGATCGATCATCAATCTGTGCTCGCTGACCTCGCTCACGCCCTCGCCTCAGCTTGCATACGGGATGTCCAAGGCCGCCCTCAAGATACTGACCGAGAGCCTTGCCGCGGAGTTCGGCCCATCGAACGTCAGGGTCAACGCCGTCGCCCCTGGCTACACGCTCACCCCGGCCATGCAGCAGCGTATCGACGAAGGGGCGCGAAACCCGGCAAAGATGGTCGAGGCAGCCGCGCTGAGAAGACTTGTGTCGATGGACGAAGTCGCGGAGGCAATCAACTTCCTCTCAAGTGACAAGGCATCCGCCATAACGGGCGTCGTTGTTCCCGTGGATTGCGGTTTCCTTGTCGGCTCCGCCTATCAGGCCTATGCCGCCCAACCCTGA
- a CDS encoding NAD(P)/FAD-dependent oxidoreductase, translating to MADVTIVGGGIIGLCSAMALQDRGYTVEIIERGEIGRGASYGNCGLLAPGEVVPVSRPGVVKKIPGWLLDPEGPLFVRPGALARDLPWLLRFLKAGSADTVRHIASSLAPMMKRVNSDYGVLLERIGRSDLLSQVESLMLFKDRSEYERDRFSWDLRSELGFDHTFISGSQVRELEPAIEGPVTCGVIMKDWYHFTDPLALTQALAEEVVRRGGKIVSGEALSFESERGLVRSVKLRSGDRIDTKRIVLAAGAWSGSLTRQLGLRIPLAHLSGYHVHAPHPQVHLERAIYYASGGFVLTPMATGLRIGGTIEIAGADPKPNFRRADVLAERAKTILPTLDITGSTRWMGARPFIPDTMPILGKAPSFGNVILAFGHGQVGMTLGATTGHVVAQIIADERPDVDLGPFRPQRFA from the coding sequence ATGGCGGACGTTACGATAGTAGGTGGCGGCATCATTGGCTTGTGCTCCGCCATGGCTTTGCAGGATCGGGGATACACGGTCGAGATCATTGAGCGCGGTGAAATCGGCCGGGGTGCGTCATATGGAAACTGCGGCCTCCTAGCACCCGGTGAAGTTGTGCCTGTGTCGCGGCCCGGTGTTGTGAAGAAGATACCGGGGTGGCTGCTGGACCCGGAAGGCCCCCTGTTCGTGCGTCCGGGCGCCCTTGCCCGCGACCTCCCATGGCTGCTGAGATTTCTCAAGGCGGGAAGTGCCGATACGGTTCGTCACATCGCCTCCTCGCTCGCCCCGATGATGAAGAGGGTCAACTCAGATTACGGCGTGCTGCTTGAAAGGATTGGGCGGTCTGATCTCCTCTCACAGGTCGAAAGTCTGATGCTTTTCAAAGATCGGTCGGAGTATGAGCGCGATCGCTTCTCCTGGGATCTGCGGAGCGAACTGGGCTTTGATCACACGTTTATATCTGGCTCCCAGGTCAGGGAACTCGAGCCCGCGATCGAAGGTCCCGTCACCTGCGGCGTGATCATGAAGGACTGGTATCATTTCACCGATCCTCTTGCGCTCACCCAGGCCTTGGCAGAGGAAGTCGTGCGAAGGGGCGGCAAAATCGTCTCCGGCGAGGCTCTTTCCTTCGAGAGCGAGCGAGGACTCGTCCGCAGCGTGAAGCTACGGAGCGGAGACCGGATCGACACCAAGCGGATCGTCCTCGCTGCGGGTGCGTGGAGCGGGTCGCTCACCCGGCAGTTGGGACTGCGGATCCCCCTCGCCCATCTCAGCGGATACCACGTCCATGCGCCGCATCCGCAAGTCCATCTCGAGCGAGCAATCTACTATGCGTCCGGCGGATTCGTCCTGACTCCGATGGCGACAGGACTTCGTATCGGCGGAACCATCGAAATCGCCGGAGCGGATCCCAAGCCGAACTTTCGCAGAGCCGATGTACTTGCGGAACGGGCGAAGACGATCCTTCCCACTCTTGACATCACTGGCAGCACCCGCTGGATGGGAGCACGTCCATTCATCCCGGACACGATGCCGATTCTCGGCAAGGCTCCGTCCTTTGGGAACGTCATCCTGGCGTTCGGTCACGGACAGGTCGGCATGACCCTGGGGGCGACAACCGGACACGTGGTCGCGCAGATCATCGCCGACGAACGGCCCGACGTGGATCTGGGGCCGTTCCGCCCACAGCGGTTTGCCTGA
- a CDS encoding LysR family transcriptional regulator — MEQPNLKELEAIIAIARRGTFRAAAIDLGMSTTALSHTVGRLEAGLGVRLFNRTTRSVSLTDAGRLFMQQVAPSLQDLRTALETVRSHRETPSGTIRINAAPFAARAIISPLVLEFLRRYPDMHVDIVTEGKLVDVVGDGFDLGVRVAGLVPTDMIAVSLGRPQRHAVVGSPEYFEKYGKPLAPPDLFNHKCIRVRLPDGSLFRWRFEKDGEQVQIDVRGPITLDEASLTRTAVLDSAGVGYIFEQDILPDIDAGRVIRILEDWTPPYPGLCLYYPGRRNLSAGVRAFLELARELSRRATG, encoded by the coding sequence ATGGAACAACCCAATCTCAAAGAGCTGGAAGCGATCATCGCGATTGCACGGCGCGGCACATTCCGCGCAGCGGCCATCGATCTCGGCATGTCCACGACAGCGCTGAGCCACACAGTAGGCAGACTTGAAGCGGGACTCGGCGTCCGATTGTTCAACCGAACCACGCGCAGCGTCTCGCTGACGGATGCCGGCAGGCTCTTTATGCAACAGGTCGCGCCTTCCCTTCAGGATCTCCGTACCGCTCTGGAGACCGTGCGCTCGCATCGCGAAACACCTTCCGGAACGATACGTATCAACGCAGCACCCTTTGCCGCGCGCGCCATCATCTCACCGCTCGTACTTGAGTTCCTGCGCCGCTATCCAGACATGCACGTTGATATCGTCACCGAGGGAAAATTGGTGGATGTCGTCGGCGACGGATTTGATCTAGGCGTCAGGGTTGCGGGCCTTGTACCCACCGACATGATTGCCGTTTCGCTCGGCCGGCCACAGCGACATGCGGTGGTCGGCTCTCCCGAGTATTTCGAGAAGTATGGGAAGCCACTGGCTCCCCCCGACCTTTTCAATCACAAATGCATCCGCGTTCGTCTTCCCGATGGATCACTGTTTCGGTGGCGCTTCGAAAAGGACGGGGAACAGGTGCAAATTGATGTGCGCGGCCCGATAACGTTGGATGAAGCGAGCCTTACGAGAACCGCCGTTCTCGATAGCGCCGGCGTAGGATACATTTTCGAACAAGATATTCTCCCGGACATCGACGCGGGGCGCGTTATCCGTATTCTGGAAGACTGGACACCGCCCTATCCGGGGCTTTGCCTCTACTATCCTGGGCGGCGCAATCTATCGGCTGGGGTCAGGGCTTTCTTGGAACTAGCTCGTGAACTCTCGCGACGGGCGACCGGGTGA
- a CDS encoding nuclear transport factor 2 family protein — protein sequence MDMPPTVTAYFDADRRNDVEAFSETFLDDAVVEDEGARHRGIAAIRQWWAAVKTATNYVAAPVEATRDGDKALVRANVSGQFPGSPVTLTFAFTTKNDKIARLEIK from the coding sequence ATGGATATGCCCCCAACAGTTACCGCGTACTTTGACGCCGACCGCCGCAATGATGTGGAAGCGTTTTCAGAGACCTTTTTGGATGACGCAGTTGTCGAAGACGAAGGCGCTCGCCACCGAGGCATTGCCGCAATTCGCCAATGGTGGGCGGCTGTGAAAACAGCGACCAACTACGTCGCTGCCCCTGTCGAAGCCACACGCGACGGCGACAAAGCGCTCGTCCGCGCGAATGTAAGCGGTCAGTTCCCCGGCAGTCCGGTGACGCTCACCTTCGCCTTCACCACCAAAAACGACAAAATCGCCAGACTGGAGATCAAGTGA
- a CDS encoding sugar phosphate isomerase/epimerase family protein yields MEQDLSRFAINQITSKSWNMPEAIEGYRRHGVSGIAVWRDKMYDYGVKQTARHLRDAGMWIPTFCATAWMNQTDDAGFKAALEENRQVLRDAAEIGAPNVVFVTGGPPEGTKDIHGFRSRMHDALGELIVTARDVGIKIGIEPIHPMYAGDRHVINSMRQTNDLIDEFGDILGIVADVYHCWWDPEFENELRRAGPDRILTFHYCDWLVPTRSWFDRGMVGDGIIDIARYKRLLDGIGYTGPFELEIFSDLDWWKRDPDETVRIGVERCAPFIGKVEK; encoded by the coding sequence TTGGAACAGGACCTGTCACGTTTCGCGATCAATCAGATCACCTCCAAATCATGGAACATGCCCGAGGCGATCGAAGGATATCGTCGGCATGGGGTCTCCGGCATCGCGGTCTGGCGAGACAAGATGTACGACTACGGCGTGAAGCAGACTGCCCGTCATCTCCGCGACGCTGGCATGTGGATTCCGACCTTCTGCGCAACCGCGTGGATGAACCAGACCGATGATGCCGGGTTCAAGGCCGCTCTCGAAGAAAACAGACAAGTGCTGCGCGATGCAGCGGAAATCGGCGCGCCAAACGTCGTATTCGTGACCGGCGGACCGCCAGAGGGCACGAAGGATATTCACGGTTTCCGCTCGAGGATGCATGACGCGCTGGGCGAACTCATCGTCACTGCCCGCGATGTGGGCATCAAGATCGGCATCGAACCGATTCACCCGATGTACGCTGGTGACCGCCATGTCATCAACAGCATGCGCCAGACCAACGACCTGATCGACGAGTTCGGAGACATCCTGGGCATTGTTGCCGATGTCTATCATTGCTGGTGGGACCCCGAGTTCGAGAACGAGCTGAGACGCGCTGGGCCTGACCGAATTCTAACCTTCCATTACTGCGACTGGCTTGTTCCAACACGCTCCTGGTTCGACCGCGGCATGGTCGGCGACGGCATCATCGATATCGCCCGTTACAAGCGATTACTCGACGGGATCGGATACACAGGCCCGTTCGAGCTCGAGATCTTCTCCGATCTCGACTGGTGGAAGCGCGATCCGGACGAGACGGTTCGGATTGGGGTCGAGCGTTGCGCGCCTTTCATTGGCAAGGTCGAAAAATAA
- a CDS encoding GntR family transcriptional regulator yields MADLAPASDKAEKVTGSARVYAQLRDEILRLELAPGSPIDENSLSERFDLSRSPVREALVRLSSEGFVNILPNRSTIVAPIDFRDVPKYLDALDLLQRATTRLAAQFRTNAELRTIEKLQSEFEKGFNKSLKTRDPIYNIDANFNFHMAIAEAGKNAYFQMFYKRLLDEGRRMLHFHFEFQALSEHMSFEEVAVHHVQMIEAIRAKDLEYADAVAHEHAMQFKGRFLEYYDQSVTAKMKFAPTASTIRQTAVGGTAPDPRRAVRRR; encoded by the coding sequence ATGGCTGATTTGGCGCCGGCGTCTGATAAGGCTGAGAAGGTCACTGGGAGTGCGCGCGTGTACGCGCAGCTTCGAGACGAGATCCTGCGGCTTGAACTTGCACCGGGATCGCCAATCGACGAAAACAGCCTGAGTGAGCGCTTCGACCTCTCGCGCTCTCCGGTTCGTGAAGCGCTTGTCCGTCTCTCCAGCGAGGGGTTTGTGAACATCCTTCCGAACAGAAGCACGATCGTGGCGCCGATCGATTTCAGGGACGTCCCGAAGTACCTGGATGCCCTTGATCTGCTGCAGCGTGCGACGACGAGGCTCGCGGCGCAGTTCCGCACCAACGCGGAACTGCGGACGATAGAGAAGCTGCAGAGCGAGTTCGAGAAGGGCTTCAACAAGAGCCTGAAGACCCGGGATCCAATCTACAACATCGACGCCAACTTCAACTTTCATATGGCGATCGCGGAAGCGGGCAAGAACGCCTACTTCCAGATGTTCTACAAACGCCTGCTGGACGAGGGCAGGCGCATGCTCCACTTCCATTTCGAGTTTCAGGCACTGTCCGAGCACATGTCCTTCGAGGAAGTCGCAGTTCATCACGTCCAGATGATCGAGGCGATCCGGGCGAAGGATCTCGAATATGCGGACGCGGTCGCTCACGAGCATGCGATGCAGTTCAAGGGGCGGTTCCTCGAGTATTACGATCAGAGCGTCACAGCCAAGATGAAATTCGCGCCGACAGCCTCGACCATCAGGCAAACCGCTGTGGGCGGAACGGCCCCAGATCCACGTCGGGCCGTTCGTCGGCGATGA
- a CDS encoding tautomerase family protein, which produces MVEQGTTMPILKVEMLSGRTREQKRELAKALTAEMARVTGNRPETIQVIFAETSSASWATGGILLDEQGH; this is translated from the coding sequence ATCGTTGAGCAGGGAACGACCATGCCTATTTTGAAAGTGGAGATGCTTTCCGGACGAACCAGGGAGCAGAAGCGCGAGCTTGCGAAGGCTCTAACCGCTGAAATGGCTAGGGTTACAGGCAATAGGCCCGAAACCATCCAGGTCATCTTCGCCGAGACATCCTCCGCGAGCTGGGCCACGGGCGGCATCCTCCTGGACGAACAGGGACATTGA
- a CDS encoding hydantoinase B/oxoprolinase family protein yields the protein MSKRNIDPISFAVIKSALDTIVDDMAYAVMRTARSPIVRDILDYSATLCDREGRILTQAKTVALHLGAVPDAMEVITSRFSATARPGDVFILNDPYQGGMHLPDIFMFKPLFFNDKLEGFSVVIFHHCDVGGRVPGSNAADSTEIFQEGLRIPPVKLYDNGEPNNWIFDIIRENVRLPDLVIGDLESQLATCNIGEREYLKLFERYGSEVLNDYFDELMDYGEQMTRKAIASWPDGDYEFTDYVDGDGFSTAPIPIKCKMTVAGDHLTVDFEGTSPQVRGAINPTFSFTKSATYLTIRCALDQDVPNNAGVYRAITVKAPLGTILNPISPAPVAARALTGYRVMDTVMGALAQVAPNKVIAASEGGNTVITFGGYDKKSGEPFILVDMINGAWGGRFNKDGVEGVTNPAQNLSNLPVESLEARYPLRIDEYCLRDDSCGAGEFRGGLGLARQYRFLADEAILQIRADRYVHAPYGLFGGEAAALTRNLLDPGTADEVLLPSKVTRQVEKGLVYRHEQSGGGGYGDPLKRSLELISKDLGNGKISRRYAEEKHAVVFIGDGLEIDHAATEAARNSRAA from the coding sequence ATGAGCAAGAGAAATATCGATCCAATCAGCTTCGCGGTCATCAAGAGCGCGCTCGACACCATCGTGGACGACATGGCCTACGCGGTCATGCGCACGGCCCGCTCGCCGATCGTCCGCGACATTCTCGACTACTCGGCGACGCTGTGCGACCGTGAGGGCAGGATCCTGACCCAGGCCAAGACCGTTGCCCTCCATCTGGGAGCGGTGCCGGACGCCATGGAAGTGATCACCAGTCGCTTCTCGGCCACTGCCCGCCCCGGCGACGTATTCATCCTGAACGATCCCTACCAGGGCGGCATGCATCTCCCGGACATATTCATGTTCAAGCCGCTGTTCTTCAACGACAAGCTCGAAGGCTTCTCCGTCGTCATCTTCCATCACTGCGATGTTGGTGGGCGAGTCCCGGGCTCCAACGCAGCCGACTCCACGGAAATCTTCCAGGAAGGCCTCCGGATCCCGCCCGTCAAACTCTACGACAATGGCGAGCCGAACAACTGGATCTTCGACATCATCAGGGAGAACGTGCGTCTTCCCGATCTTGTCATCGGCGACCTGGAATCGCAGCTTGCCACCTGCAACATCGGCGAGCGCGAGTACCTGAAGCTCTTCGAACGCTACGGTTCGGAAGTCCTGAACGACTACTTCGACGAGCTGATGGACTACGGCGAGCAGATGACCCGCAAGGCGATCGCTTCCTGGCCTGATGGCGACTACGAGTTCACCGACTACGTGGACGGCGATGGCTTCAGCACTGCACCGATCCCGATCAAGTGCAAGATGACCGTCGCGGGTGATCACCTCACTGTCGATTTCGAGGGAACTTCCCCTCAGGTCCGCGGCGCAATCAACCCCACGTTCTCGTTCACGAAGTCGGCCACCTACCTTACGATCCGATGCGCCCTTGACCAGGACGTTCCCAACAATGCCGGCGTCTATCGAGCGATTACAGTGAAGGCTCCGCTCGGGACCATCCTCAACCCCATCTCCCCGGCTCCCGTCGCGGCCCGCGCCCTCACAGGATATCGTGTCATGGATACCGTCATGGGGGCTTTGGCGCAGGTTGCTCCGAACAAGGTCATCGCTGCCAGCGAAGGCGGCAACACCGTGATCACGTTCGGCGGATACGACAAAAAGTCCGGCGAGCCGTTCATTCTCGTTGACATGATCAACGGAGCATGGGGCGGCCGCTTCAACAAGGACGGTGTCGAGGGCGTCACCAATCCGGCACAGAACCTGTCGAACCTGCCTGTCGAGAGCCTCGAAGCCCGCTATCCTCTGCGCATCGACGAATACTGCCTGCGGGACGACTCCTGCGGTGCGGGCGAATTCCGTGGCGGACTTGGCCTCGCTCGCCAGTATCGCTTCCTGGCCGACGAGGCGATCCTGCAGATCCGTGCCGACAGATATGTCCACGCTCCATACGGCCTCTTCGGTGGAGAAGCTGCAGCATTGACACGCAACCTTCTCGATCCCGGCACCGCGGACGAAGTCCTGCTTCCTTCGAAGGTCACCCGCCAGGTCGAGAAGGGTCTCGTCTACCGACACGAGCAGTCGGGCGGCGGTGGCTACGGCGATCCGCTGAAGCGCAGCCTGGAATTGATCTCCAAGGATCTTGGCAACGGCAAGATCTCGCGCCGCTATGCCGAAGAGAAGCACGCTGTCGTTTTCATCGGCGATGGCCTCGAGATCGACCACGCCGCTACCGAAGCAGCCCGCAATTCGCGCGCAGCATAA